The following are encoded in a window of Vibrio sp. SCSIO 43136 genomic DNA:
- a CDS encoding HK97 family phage prohead protease has protein sequence MKDGSERRYFMGEVRAAPADGDKAATIGGLGIVYNKRSEDLGGFVEIIRPGAAAGLLDGDVRCFFNHNPNYILGRTAAGTLELRETDEGVEYVATPPDTQTVRDLVLEPISRGDVTGSSFIFRVSSEPGAEKWYEDNGVLVREIFKLASLKEIGPVSMPAYTDSTTAKRSLEEHQSSEARTIAKAEHEARQRDMQIRGI, from the coding sequence ATGAAAGATGGTAGCGAAAGACGGTACTTCATGGGGGAGGTAAGAGCCGCCCCAGCAGATGGTGACAAAGCCGCTACTATTGGCGGGCTTGGCATCGTGTACAACAAACGCTCCGAAGACCTTGGGGGATTTGTTGAAATCATTCGCCCGGGTGCTGCAGCTGGATTGTTAGATGGGGATGTGCGTTGTTTCTTCAACCATAACCCAAATTACATACTTGGCCGCACGGCAGCTGGCACGCTCGAGCTTAGAGAAACAGATGAAGGCGTAGAGTATGTGGCTACTCCTCCTGATACGCAGACGGTTCGAGATCTAGTGTTGGAGCCAATCTCTCGTGGTGATGTGACTGGTTCAAGCTTCATCTTCCGAGTAAGTAGCGAGCCAGGCGCAGAGAAGTGGTATGAAGATAACGGGGTGTTAGTCCGTGAGATCTTCAAACTTGCATCCCTTAAAGAAATCGGCCCTGTATCGATGCCAGCCTATACCGACTCAACTACAGCAAAGCGTTCACTAGAGGAGCACCAATCTAGTGAAGCAAGAACTATTGCCAAAGCTGAACATGAAGCTCGCCAGCGAGACATGCAGATTCGTGGCATCTAA
- a CDS encoding phage major capsid protein → MTLAQLLQKRNNMASEMRALAEERGENKWTDEQKTDWDARNQALEDIDAQIKVETDLQAADERSLNLQNNEERQLDDEQGDDEARQIQLITEYVAHGYNGMSQESRQLLKELRANTTTPDAKGGYTVPKLFRNRVVETMKQFGGLSNIATIMNTESGNPISWPQTNGTAELGEMVGETDKATDQDITFGNVQLGAKKASSKIIKISNELLTDTGIDILGLIARRCGQRIGRLEAQQLINGDGTGNNIKGLYKQAQVGYSAVKDSKLIWDSFLELKHGVDPAYRNGAQWLFNDSTLKGLKLMKDTLGRPIWLPDVAGKTPGTIDGDSYQIDPAMDDWGNGKKPVSYGDHTAVQIRRVNGMGLRRLDELYAESDMVAFLMFYRFDMVLEDLAAVKLLEIKAA, encoded by the coding sequence ATGACACTTGCACAACTACTGCAAAAACGTAACAACATGGCTTCTGAAATGCGTGCATTGGCAGAAGAACGTGGCGAAAACAAATGGACTGACGAGCAGAAGACTGACTGGGATGCTCGTAACCAAGCTCTTGAAGATATTGATGCTCAGATTAAAGTTGAGACAGATCTTCAAGCTGCAGATGAGCGCAGTCTTAACCTACAAAACAACGAAGAACGTCAGCTAGACGATGAGCAAGGTGATGACGAAGCTCGTCAAATCCAGCTTATTACGGAGTATGTGGCGCATGGCTACAACGGAATGAGCCAAGAGTCACGCCAACTGCTAAAAGAACTGCGTGCAAATACAACCACTCCAGATGCGAAAGGTGGTTATACGGTACCGAAATTATTCCGAAACCGTGTTGTAGAAACCATGAAGCAGTTTGGTGGTCTGTCCAACATTGCAACTATCATGAATACTGAGAGTGGCAACCCGATTTCTTGGCCACAAACCAATGGCACCGCAGAGCTTGGTGAGATGGTAGGTGAGACCGATAAGGCAACAGACCAAGACATTACCTTTGGGAACGTTCAGCTCGGAGCAAAGAAAGCTTCTTCAAAAATCATCAAGATCTCAAACGAGCTTTTGACGGATACAGGAATTGACATTCTTGGTCTGATTGCTCGCCGATGTGGTCAGCGAATTGGGCGTTTGGAAGCGCAACAGCTGATCAACGGAGACGGAACTGGTAACAACATTAAGGGCTTGTACAAACAAGCTCAAGTTGGTTATTCAGCAGTTAAAGATAGCAAGTTAATCTGGGATTCATTCTTGGAGCTTAAGCATGGTGTAGACCCTGCTTATCGTAACGGTGCGCAGTGGCTATTCAATGACTCAACCCTCAAGGGGCTTAAGCTGATGAAAGACACCCTTGGTCGTCCAATTTGGTTGCCTGATGTAGCTGGTAAAACACCGGGTACAATCGATGGCGATTCCTATCAAATCGATCCTGCTATGGATGATTGGGGTAACGGCAAAAAACCAGTTTCATACGGTGATCACACTGCAGTTCAGATTCGTCGTGTTAATGGGATGGGGTTGCGTCGTTTAGATGAGCTTTACGCTGAGTCAGATATGGTAGCGTTCTTGATGTTCTACCGCTTCGACATGGTGCTAGAAGACTTGGCAGCAGTAAAACTGCTTGAAATCAAGGCCGCTTAA
- a CDS encoding head-tail connector protein, producing the protein MLLTLDEIKRQLQLEEQDTLEDEQLTVFGIAAEHALQNRTNRQFFLTANDVPPGCVWWLALDENTDVKLAMLLLVGHFYANREATTDEALRKIPLGVDMLIGHHVVLYPEYPPDTK; encoded by the coding sequence ATGCTGCTCACCCTAGATGAAATAAAACGTCAGCTCCAACTTGAAGAGCAAGACACCCTAGAGGATGAGCAACTCACTGTTTTCGGCATCGCCGCTGAACACGCCCTGCAGAACCGCACCAACCGTCAATTCTTCCTAACGGCTAATGACGTTCCACCTGGATGTGTTTGGTGGCTAGCTCTTGATGAAAACACCGATGTGAAACTGGCCATGTTGCTACTTGTTGGTCACTTCTACGCTAACCGTGAAGCAACCACTGATGAAGCTCTACGAAAAATCCCACTTGGCGTAGATATGCTCATTGGCCATCACGTTGTGCTCTATCCCGAATATCCACCTGACACTAAATAG
- a CDS encoding phage head closure protein, whose product MRKAGKRNQRIVLYQTTQTKSPNGALSDSIKEIASVWAEKLSANSQGTNLSVKVAVDTNFNREQPTQTIQWRIRYREDLSSGDWIQWRGKWLRVVAVDDTDIKRAELLFDACLTTDKPPPEVT is encoded by the coding sequence ATGCGCAAAGCAGGTAAACGCAATCAGCGTATTGTCCTGTACCAAACCACTCAAACCAAAAGCCCTAACGGTGCACTTAGCGACTCAATCAAAGAGATAGCCAGTGTTTGGGCTGAGAAGTTATCTGCAAATTCTCAGGGTACAAACCTATCAGTAAAAGTTGCAGTTGATACCAATTTCAACCGAGAGCAACCCACTCAAACCATTCAATGGCGCATTCGTTATCGTGAAGATCTTTCTAGTGGAGATTGGATTCAATGGCGAGGTAAGTGGCTTCGAGTGGTTGCTGTGGATGATACAGACATCAAACGTGCCGAATTGCTGTTTGATGCTTGTTTGACGACGGATAAGCCGCCGCCGGAGGTAACGTGA
- a CDS encoding HK97-gp10 family putative phage morphogenesis protein encodes MITGVEVTGLKELEAKLVLIGDKAGVTALRRAGREAMKPVLEEMKANAGYDETNTSEPHLRDDIKISTRKQDKKARKINAITIRVGPSKSQSHKALWQEYGTSKQPPKPFMRPAIYGHKDEAIQVFKKRLSEEIEKAIKGMKK; translated from the coding sequence GTGATTACAGGAGTAGAAGTCACAGGGTTAAAAGAGCTTGAAGCTAAATTGGTTCTAATTGGTGACAAGGCTGGAGTTACTGCCTTAAGACGAGCTGGACGCGAAGCAATGAAGCCTGTTCTTGAGGAGATGAAAGCTAACGCTGGATACGATGAAACCAATACATCTGAGCCTCACCTACGTGATGACATAAAAATATCCACCCGAAAGCAAGATAAAAAAGCACGAAAGATTAATGCAATCACTATTCGTGTTGGCCCTTCTAAGAGCCAAAGCCACAAAGCGCTCTGGCAAGAGTATGGGACCAGTAAGCAACCACCAAAGCCGTTTATGAGGCCTGCCATTTACGGTCATAAGGATGAAGCTATACAGGTATTTAAAAAGCGACTTTCTGAAGAAATAGAGAAAGCTATCAAGGGGATGAAGAAGTGA